A genomic segment from Aegilops tauschii subsp. strangulata cultivar AL8/78 chromosome 1, Aet v6.0, whole genome shotgun sequence encodes:
- the LOC141039213 gene encoding uncharacterized protein — MTSNLVECFNNVLKGARSLPVTAIVEYAFFKLNEYFQRHSEETASWIGEKMDYPEKVDEWLQLQASKSSQQQVIVFDKIEMIYQIDEPGGTTRDGKQYGGAAYEVRLKTRWCQCERPSKYHWPCSHLITAAKARNIHVCDGKTVRMQEFRVEATRLTWAPRFHPFLDQSQWPEYHGPHIKPDPLLKVETKGRRRTKRFKGDMDDLAGYTGMKQFGSGHFMEAPDTINCGGCGEGRHNARTCKKRKTSKAN, encoded by the coding sequence ATGACGAGCAATCTGGTTGAATGTTTCAACAATGTGCTCAAGGGTGCTCGTTCATTGCCGGTGACTGCAATAGTGGAGTACGCCTTCTTTAAGCTTAATGAGTACTTTCAGAGGCATTCTGAAGAGACTGCATCTTGGATAGGTGAAAAAATGGATTATCCGGAAAAGGTTGATGAATGGCTGCAGTTACAAGCAAGCAAGTCTTCACAACAACAAGTTATCGTATTCGACAAAATTGAAATGATCTATCAAATTGATGAGCCAGGTGGCACAACACGAGACGGTAAACAATATGGTGGTGCTGCATATGAGGTGCGTCTCAAGACTCGGTGGTGCCAGTGCGAGAGGCCTAGTAAGTATCATTGGCCATGCTCGCATTTGATAACAGCGGCGAAGGCGAGAAACATACATGTTTGTGATGGAAAAACCGTGCGGATGCAAGAGTTCCGTGTGGAAGCTACTAGGTTGACATGGGCGCCTCGATTTCACCCTTTCTTAGACCAATCACAGTGGCCTGAGTACCACGGCCCTCATATTAAGCCAGACCCTCTCTTGAAGGTGGAGACCAAGGGTAGAAGAAGAACTAAGAGGTTCAAGGGTGATATGGATGACCTGGCTGGATACACTGGCATGAAACAATTTGGTAGCGGTCATTTCATGGAGGCTCCTGACACTATCAACTGTGGGGGGTGCGGTGAAGGGCGGCACAATGCGCGGACATGCAAGAAAAGGAAAACGTCGAAGGCCAACTAA